GACGGCAGTCGGCCGCTGGTCCAGGCCGACCGGGTCCAGCTCGAACAGGTCGTCTTCAATCTCGCCCGCAACGGATTGGAGGCGGTCGAGGGCCGCAATGGCGAGCGTGCGGTCACGATCGAGATCGGCACGCAGGGCAGGGACGCGGTGCTCGCGGTCAGTGACAGCGGTCCGGGTCTCTCGCCCGAGGCGCAAGCGCGCCTGTTCGAGCCGTTCTTCACCACCAAGCCGGCGGGGCTCGGCCTCGGTCTCGCGCTTTGCGCGCGGCTGGTAGAACGCTTCGACGGCGTCATCACCGGCGAGAATGCCGCGGGCGGCGGCGCGATCTTCAGTGTCCGCCTGCCGCGCGTTGCCAGCGAGGCTCGGCAGGAGGCGGCCGAATGAGCCGGCAGCTCGTCCATCTGATCGACGATGACTGGGAGGTGCGCGAGGCGCTCGGCTTTCTGCTGCGCACCGTCGGGCTCGAGGTCCAGCCGCATGCCGACGGCGCGGCCTTCCTGGGAGGCGCTGCCGCGTCTGGCGCCTGGCTGCATCGTCACCGATATCCGCATGCCGCGGCTGACCGGGTTGAAGCTGCAGGAGCGGTTAGCCGCCGCCCGCTGCCGCTGGCCAGTCGTGGTCATCACCGGCCATGGCGATGTCGAGGCCTGTCGTGCCGCCTTCCGCAATGGCGCCGCCGATTTCCTGACCAAGCCGGTCGACGAGCAGGTGCTGATCGATACCGTCCAGGCGGCGCTGGCGACGCTCGACGGCTTGCTCGCGGCCGAGAGCGGAACGGCTTCACTCCGCATCAAGCTCGAGCGACTGTCGCAGCGCGAGGCCGAGATCCTCGCTTTGATCGCGGAGGGGCGCTCGACCAAGGAGATCGCGCGCGGTCTCGCCATTTCGCCGCGCACTGTCGACACGCACCGCGCCCATCTCGCCGAGAAGCTGGAAACGACCTCCGTCGCCGAGATGGTCCGACTGCATTTGGTCGGCGCCGATCGGTAGAACTACCTAGGCTTTGCGCTTATCGCCCGGATGCAAGCGCGACGCCGGCTTTGGCATTGTCCCCTCACACCAAAACGGTGGTCACCAGAGGGATTGCCATGTCGTTTGTCCGCCTCGCCATCATGTCCGCCGCCATCGCCCTGCCGACGCTCGCTGAGGCTCAGGTCGTGCAGGTCCGCGCTTTGCCGACAGCGCTCGCCGTCGAGCTTGCCCAGGCCACCGTCGCCGCCTGCGCCGCCAAGAACTTCAACGTCGCCG
This sequence is a window from Bosea vestrisii. Protein-coding genes within it:
- a CDS encoding response regulator transcription factor produces the protein MPTARPSWEALPRLAPGCIVTDIRMPRLTGLKLQERLAAARCRWPVVVITGHGDVEACRAAFRNGAADFLTKPVDEQVLIDTVQAALATLDGLLAAESGTASLRIKLERLSQREAEILALIAEGRSTKEIARGLAISPRTVDTHRAHLAEKLETTSVAEMVRLHLVGADR